A portion of the Bacillus sp. V2I10 genome contains these proteins:
- a CDS encoding cupin domain-containing protein — MNYNAINLSEKLSKFSEHWSPKVIGEMNDYQFKLVKILGDFVWHDHKDTDEVFIVIDGEMSIAFRDGEVKLSKGEMYVIPKGVEHKPYADKECHIMLVEPKGVVNTGETNSKLTAENNICI, encoded by the coding sequence ATCAATTATAATGCTATTAATCTAAGCGAGAAACTGTCCAAATTCAGTGAACACTGGTCGCCTAAAGTCATTGGTGAAATGAATGACTATCAGTTTAAGTTAGTTAAGATTTTGGGAGATTTTGTATGGCACGATCATAAAGACACCGATGAGGTATTCATTGTGATAGACGGCGAGATGTCCATCGCATTCCGCGATGGAGAGGTTAAACTTTCCAAAGGAGAAATGTATGTGATACCAAAAGGTGTGGAGCATAAGCCTTATGCTGATAAGGAATGCCATATAATGCTGGTAGAGCCTAAAGGTGTAGTCAACACTGGTGAAACTAATTCCAAACTAACTGCTGAAAACAATATATGTATTTAA